Below is a genomic region from Primulina eburnea isolate SZY01 chromosome 9, ASM2296580v1, whole genome shotgun sequence.
GGTGATGCAACAACAGTGAGTGATGCGGGGTCTTTAGCAAATTTTGAACTTCGAAGCTTTGAATTTTTTGTGGGCATGGTAATATGGTTTGAAGTATTGCATAAAGTAAATAAAATCAGCAAGATTCTCCAAAGAAAGGATATGGTTATTGGTGAGGGTATTAATCTCTTAAAAGGTTTGATTATCTTTTTGGAAGAATACAGAAATACTGGTTTTGAAGCCGCGAAGAGTGAAGCTGAAAAGATTGCTTTAGAAATGGAGGTTGAACCCATATTTCGTGAAACTCGTATTCGTCATAAAAAAagattttttgatgaaaatgcTCGAGATGAACCAATACAAGGAGCTGAAGAATATTTTCGAGTAAATTATTTTTTGCAGATGATTGATAATGCTATTTCTTCACTCAAGACAAGGTTTGAGCAGTTTCAGAAATATGAAGAGACTTTTGGATTCTTATTTAACTTGAACAAGTTGAAAGACGCAGATGATGAGAGTTTGAACAATTCATGTGCTGCACTTGAAGATTTTTTGAAACATGAGGATGATTCTGATATTAATGCACTTGAACTATTTTCTGAATTGCAGTTACTCAGAAAAGCATTACTGGATTGGATTACCAAACCACTTGAAGTCTTGGAGTATGTCAAAAGTTTGCATCATGGGTTTCCTAATGCTTGGATAGCTTATAGAATATTATTAACCATTCCGGTTACAGTAGCTTCTGCCGAAAGAAGTTTCTCAAAGCTGAAGTTGATAAAGAACTATCTTCGATCAACTATGTCTCAAGATAGATTGAATGGTTTGGCCATATTGTCTATTGAGAAAAAGATGGTAGCTAAGCTTGATTACGATAATTTAGTCGACAATTTTGCGCAACAAAAAGCGCGGAGAATATGAACattttgttatttgattttgtttataTATGTCATTtcctataattaaataaatttatgtaGCATATTAGATACTGTTGATTAATTATATGCATTTAATCATCAGTTTTTATGTGAtatttgtatatttaattttaaaaaaaaattatataaaacattCACCTAAAAAAATAGCCTAGGGCCTCCAAATTTCTGAAGACGGCCCTGTTTCGATATTGTGTGCTTTAACTAATATTGGCTTCATTGCacaattattatattaatattatgtatagttcttgaataattttttttaatcaatttagttatgatattttatatCTAAAATATAGATAAACAAGTTGAGAAGTTATTATCCTtatgtttaaattattattaaataaaaatgacaaaatttacatatcaaatataatgttgaaaaataataatgtcTTAAATCATCTCAGAAATATTTACTCTAATAGTTTCGAGTAATATGATATATAATATTCATATCATGTATTTAGATTTGTGTATGTTTTCATACATATTaagaaaaatattgaaaaaataaattttataaaaaaaattcattttatttttatttaattaatgtttTAATAGAATAAAAAAGTTGGAATTAGTTTATGTATTTAATGATGAGATTAGATtggttaaaatatatataaaataattttaaatataaaaagttGATTATATATTTGAAAGGGGCGAAAAAGAAATGCAACTTTATATTTGGAAGGGATAAAGTACTAAATATAGATCTATTACTATGAGTAACCATAGTTTCAATGCATAAGTTGATGTTTTCCAATATgagaagttggtgaaaaattctcaatcaaaacattttctttgggttcactctcgactcacaaaattgtggtactatgtcatacaaaatatggtacacttcatgtggaaatttGGTACACTTCACGtagaaatgtggtactaaaaaagtactcaGGGActgaacaaaaaaaaatcaacagcTGGGGACTGAAGGCCAATTTCCCGTTTCCAATATTTATGGTAATTAGTATATTATTTGAGAATATTTATTGAACAATAAATGCTTAAGAAACTCAAGGAAATAATCATTCCAATTAATATAGTACCTAAAATAACAACATAAAATAAGTGGTTAAATTATcaataataatcaaataaaatatataaatagcgCTTACTCAATTAACATCACCTTTAGAAACATCAATATAAGTTAGGTCTATTGGATTGGACTATCCCACCAATCAAATTAAGTGAGTTGGGTTgggaattttttttagaaataatatatatatatatatatatatatatatatatatatatatatatatatatatatataaaatataaaatagcgAAAGTTGTGAATTTTTTgtgataattatttttattaatatgtCGAAGTGTTAAATCATtgatttagtattttattaaaattttctataaatttttacttataaaattataaaaaatcgtaatatatataaaattatatatatatatatatatatatatatatatatatatatatatatatatatatatatatatatatatatattaaatgttTTTTACAGGTGGCCCATGGCCGCAACCCACCATGGTTCGCCTGGGTTGAGTTCCTCAACCCATCAAGAGACGGGTTGATTGGGCCCGTTTGACAGCCTCTAATCACCTTATAAATGTAAGTATGTTGTGAGATTATCTCAAGAATTTATACTCAATTTATACTCGTAAGACGGTTTGACCCAGTTCATATtaagtgaaaaataatttttttgacataaaatataataaatttttattagtcGAACCAAGTAGAAAATCAGTTTCACAAAATTAGTTCGTGAGATAGTCTCATAGGAGCTTTTGTGCCATTTTATAAATATGTTACATTATAATATAGAATATATATTCAACCAAACTAATGAGTTAAAGTCAAAATTTGTGCTAGGATCGTGACATTGGTGTAGAGGGGTGAATAAACATTCTcaacaaaatatcaaaataattcGATTGGATTAGCAACACCGAATTGTTATTCTTGTCAGTTGGGTATTAATAAGCCAACAGTTGGATACTTCCTAAGAAAATCATCATTGAATTAGTTTGAACACAATAAACGGCATTACTTATTAACAATTAGGCtacaaattgaagaaaaaaaaaggtaaCTGAAAATGTAAATGTACAGATATGTTTCTGTATATTCATATACTTGAATAACTTTTAGACACAGTGCTGAGAAACAAGATAACTTTACTGATAACCAGACTAATGTGAAACAAATTTACTTGAATCATACTGAAGATATCCAAGCCACTTAGAATCAAGCTGACTGAATGGGAACCCAACTGAACATAACCAAACTGATGCTGCTCCAAACACTGACAACAACGATCCTTTTGGACCATGCTACAAATGAATTAAGACTCATTCAGTCTCGCCGTTGATCGGTAACCCTTCAGTACATCTCATAATTGGACAataaatgattaataatttttttcatatttcttttattttgcAGTTAGAACCTAAAAAGATATATGAGCCCTCTTATATA
It encodes:
- the LOC140840704 gene encoding uncharacterized protein; this translates as MKGQYKGVSSRVLKEYPRAFYTPCGCHSLNLALCDMAMSCVQAKSFFGVIQRIYKLFSGSTKRWEVLKSFVKGRNREGLTLKSWSDTRWESRLDSVKAVRFQAPQIRDALLHLVEHNGDATTVSDAGSLANFELRSFEFFVGMVIWFEVLHKVNKISKILQRKDMVIGEGINLLKGLIIFLEEYRNTGFEAAKSEAEKIALEMEVEPIFRETRIRHKKRFFDENARDEPIQGAEEYFRVNYFLQMIDNAISSLKTRFEQFQKYEETFGFLFNLNKLKDADDESLNNSCAALEDFLKHEDDSDINALELFSELQLLRKALLDWITKPLEVLEYVKSLHHGFPNAWIAYRILLTIPVTVASAERSFSKLKLIKNYLRSTMSQDRLNGLAILSIEKKMVAKLDYDNLVDNFAQQKARRI